In Solanum lycopersicum chromosome 5, SLM_r2.1, the following are encoded in one genomic region:
- the LOC101259155 gene encoding F-box/kelch-repeat protein At3g23880-like, with product MDPPCSPPFFVGSVNGLICLFNRRGDTYIWNPIIRKSKKLLKSSWGTSRYTKYGFGYDDKCNDYKALFIDHCGNSCNDELSNLRVVVNIYSSRTDSWTTLHDQLQGIFVLNRLASDTWGSLELPICGEEVFNIKLGVVDSELSVLYTCKAGTTSDVWILKNRRVNVSWMKRFTIEYPQYAILYGFDSPIFTFSIYLNLSDNDDILLLIPGKIMIFDGSTKKFKHATIVKECNTAEIYGESMVNPLTL from the exons ATGGATCCTCCTTGTTCACCGCCTTTCTTTGTGGGTTCTGTCAATGGGTTGATTTGTCTTTTCAATCGCAGAGGGGATACATATATATGGAACCCCATCATTAGGAAGTCTAAGAAATTGCTTAAGTCGTCGTGGGGTACCTCTCGCTATACCAAATATGGTTTTGGATACGATGACAAATGTAACGATTATAAAGCCCTATTTATTGATCATTGTGGTAATTCATGCAATGATGAGTTGTCCAACTTGAGGGTTGTTGTCAATATTTATAGCTCGAGGACTGATTCTTGGACAACACTCCATGACCAGCTTCAGGGAATCTTTGTATTAAATCGTTTAG CAAGCGATACATGGGGAAGCTTGGAGCTTCCCATTTGTGGAGAAgaagtttttaatataaaattgggAGTTGTCGATAGTGAACTTTCTGTGCTCTATACTTGTAAGGCAGGTACGACTTCTGATGTATGGATTTTAAAAAATCGCAGAGTTAATGTATCATGGATGAAACGGTTCACCATAGAATATCCTCAATATGCTATATTGTATGGGTTTGATTCACCCATATTCACATTTTCTATATACCTCAACCTGTCAGATAACGATGACATTTTACTCTTGATTCCCGGAAAGATCATGATATTTGATGGTTCAACTAAAAAATTCAAGCACGCTACTATTGTTAAGGAATGCAATACTGCAGAAATCTATGGGGAAAGCATGGTTAATCCCCTAACATTGTAA
- the LOC101263412 gene encoding putative late blight resistance protein homolog R1B-23, giving the protein MVSFVTTNHHSKKLLAALLLPLPANSRNMFSGEYLSSTKHHPLKFLQRIEDEWGSYMPETIKERVYLLKTEFKFMDMFLSIQSFTDKPNMLTVTQKVHALFQDSAFDVSKIYQNLNRLTSLLQNKIRVTKMEIGANYSFFSEISLQQLSEKSGVDNSEFVMKFINGVVENVSELAEMDDLCSREIQEVLKELKLLKSLVGFLSNRWYAEPQSVRTFFGHVLFVAGSAAMVVWLYIPSYDNNRDQDLVPGEMNFLLSYLVRMRIKPVNPCIRKIYVDVLQALKWTMQSELSLNIQNVYVAEIEAGFIEILIHNLEEIRSISTLSRIEFLNHLMATLVEMLKFLRASLIHLPKLGLEFHLKDIDTISIDVGLLVYSLYDREEQDEEVNQTLFRDMPKSIQHIKEVIFLVSRKAFQSNLPRVHGLGCVDFLLNNLKEFQDRYSDSQYSFVKSQLQVIQKELEGLQPFLKDVAEEWYNKHERLHHCAALLNGKAYEVEYIVDSFIKKEVPEWCLVRWLFDIIKEVILIKEEVTKIRKKELLKFDFVLNDTLDTTPAHISSESINTPRITDEEVVGFEDVMEKLREQLIRGTKQLDVISVVGMPGLGKTTVANKLYSDELVVSRFDIRAKCCVSQAYSRRSVLLSILRDAIGESPTLTKLPTDVLADQLRKTLLWKRYLILVDDIWEASVWDDLRCCFHDSNNGSRIILTTQHADVAENAKSVSDPLHLRILNDDESWKLLKQKVFGEESCFMLLSNVGQEIANKCRGLPLSIVLVAGMLTKMEKSEKCWKQVAKNLCTNVLSNSKAIIEQSYQNLPYHLKPCFLYFGVFLEDKEINISILTWLWISEGFIKSCDDKSLEDIAEGYLENLIGRNLVMVAKWGSGGKVKTCRIHDLLLYFCKEIAREKNLLLWMRRDQNVNTSSSIYSHKQLVQRRMSINSQVVDLVKWSSLVGTVRCREDRNKGSFSIVQFSHIYFRFLKVLNLELIVIDSFPTELVYLRYFAARTSQKSITSSIVNLRNLETLIVKPMGGKLILPLTLLKMVKLRHLQIYSKAHFSTLNAADELLENSKFDNLITLSSPTFCCVRDAELMLRTPNLRKLRCSFVGWGYPSHVMSSLTRLETLSIKMDSCGSSPSNFPPNLKKLTLSNFTMHWLQSSIAMLPNLQVLKLVAVFFSKAEWEVTSDKFHQLKVLKVVDCPCFKKWNVSDNAFPCLEHLVLRRCRYLEAIPSRFGDITSLISIEVKSCKESLVESAMVIRESQVEEMQNYDFKVFINK; this is encoded by the exons ATGGTGTCATTTGTAACAACTAACCACCATTCAAAAAAGCTGTTAGCTGCTCTCCTTCTTCCCCTTCCCGCAAATTCAAGAAACATGTTTTCCGGCGAATATTTGTCTTCAACAAAGCATCACCCGCTCAAATTTTTGCAGCGAATCGAAGACGAATGGGGTAGTTACATGCCGGAGACTATAAAGGAACGAGTTTATTTACTCAAAACAGAGTTCAAATTCATGGATATGTTTCTCAGTATTCAGAGCTTCACTGATAAACCAAACATGCTAACTGTCACTCAGAAAGTTCACGCTCTGTTTCAAGATTCCGCATTTGATGtatcaaaaatatatcaaaatctcAATCGTCTTACTTCCCTGCTGCAGAACAAAATTCGGGTGACTAAGATGGAAATCGGAGCTAATTACTCCTTCTTCTCCGAGATTTCGTTGCAACAACTTTCGGAAAAGAGTGGGGTTGATAATTCCGAGTTTGTAATGAAATTCATCAATGGTGTTGTAGAGAATGTTAGCGAGTTAGCAGAGATGGATGATCTCTGTTCTCGCGAAATACAGGAGGTTTTAAAAGAGCTGAAGTTGTTGAAGAGTCTTGTAGGATTTTTATCAAACAGGTGGTATGCAGAGCCTCAGAGCGTACGTACTTTCTTCGGTCATGTTCTATTTGTGGCTGGTTCTGCAGCAATGGTTGTCTGGTTGTACATTCCAAGCTATGACAATAACAGAGATCAGGATTTGGTTCCTGGTGAGATGAATTTCTTGCTTTCTTATCTCGTGCGGATGAGGATTAAGCCTGTTAATCCGTGCATCCGCAAAATCTATGTTGACGTACTACAAGCTTTGAAATGGACAATGCAATCCGAATTGTCTCTGAATATCCAAAATGTGTATGTAGCTGAGATTGAAGCTGGCTTCATAGAGATTCTCATACACAACTTGGAGGAGATACGGAGTATTAGTACTCTCAGTCGGATAGAGTTTTTGAATCATCTAATGGCAACCCTTGTGGAGATGCTCAAATTCTTGAGAGCCAGTCTGATCCATTTGCCAAAATTGGGTCTTGAATTTCATCTTAAAGATATTGATACTATCAGCATTGATGTGGGACTTCTCGTTTACTCGTTATATGATAGAGAGGAGCAGGATGAGGAAGTGAACCAAACACTATTTCGTGATATGCCCAAAAGCATTCAGCATATCAAGGAAGTGATCTTCCTCGTGAGTCGAAAGGCATTTCAATCTAATTTGCCTAGGGTCCATGGACTAGGCTGTGTTGATTTCCTTCTGAATAACTTGAAGGAGTTCCAAGACCGTTATTCAGATTCACAGTATTCTTTTGTTAAGAGCCAACTTCAAGTTATTCAGAAGGAACTCGAGGGCTTACAACCTTTTCTCAAGGATGTGGCGGAAGAGTGGTACAATAAGCATGAAAGGCTCCACCATTGTGCAGCACTACTGAATGGCAAAGCTTATGAGGTGGAATATATAGTtgattcttttattaaaaaagaagttCCCGAATGGTGTCTTGTTCGTTGGCTCTTCGACATCATAAAGGAAGTTATACTTATCAAGGAAGAGGTCACAAAGATTCGGAAAAAGGAACTTTTGAAGTTTGACTTTGTATTAAATGATACCTTGGATACCACCCCTGCTCATATATCATCAGAATCGATTAACACTCCAAGGATAACCGATGAAGAAGTTGTTGGTTTTGAAGATGTTATGGAAAAACTAAGAGAACAACTAATAAGAGGAACCAAACAGCTAGATGTTATCTCAGTTGTTGGAATGCCTGGATTAGGCAAGACAACTGTGGCCAACAAACTATATTCTGACGAGCTAGTTGTCTCACGATTTGATATCCGTGCAAAATGTTGTGTATCCCAAGCATATTCGCGTAGGAGTGTGTTACTTTCCATTCTACGTGATGCCATTGGTGAGTCTCCAACCCTTACTAAATTGCCTACGGATGTATTAGCAGATCAGCTTCGCAAAACTTTATTGTGGAAAAGATATCTCATCCTTGTTGATGACATATGGGAAGCTAGTGTTTGGGATGATTTAAGATGTTGTTTCCATGATTCCAATAATGGAAGTAGAATTATCCTAACAACACAACATGCTGATGTTGCTGAAAATGCTAAATCTGTTAGTGATCCCCTTCATCTTCGTATTCTTAATGATGACGAGAGTTGGAAGCTACTAAAACAGAAAGTGTTTGGTGAAGAAAGCTGCTTCATGCTCCTTTCAAATGTTGGACAAGAAATAGCAAACAAGTGTAGGGGGCTGCCTCTTTCAATTGTTTTGGTGGCTGGTATGCTAACAAAGATGGAGAAGAGTGAAAAATGCTGGAAACAAGTGGCTAAGAATTTATGTACTAATGTTCTCAGCAACTCGAAGGCCATCATAGAGCAAAGTTATCAGAATTTACCTTATCATCTAAAGCCTTGCTTTCTTTATTTTGGAGTATTTTTGGAGGACAAAGAAATCAACATTTCAATCTTGACATGGTTATGGATTTCAGAAGgatttataaaaagttgtgatGACAAGAGTCTGGAGGATATAGCAGAAGGCTACTTGGAGAATCTTATTGGAAGAAATCTAGTTATGGTTGCTAAATGGGGTTCCGGCGGTAAGGTCAAAACATGCCGTATTCATGACCTGTTGCTTTATTTCTGCAAGGAAATAGCCAGGGAGAAGAATCTTCTACTGTGGATGAGACG GGACCAAAATGTCAATACGTCTTCCTCTATTTACTCTCACAAGCAGCTTGTTCAACGTCGCATGTCCATCAATTCTCAAGTGGTTGATCTTGTGAAATGGAGTTCACTTGTTGGCACTGTACGTTGCAGGGAAGATAGAAACAAAGGTTCCTTTTCAATTGTCCAATTCTCTCACATTTACTTCAGATTTCTGAAAGTTTTGAATTTGGAGCTCATTGTAATTGATTCTTTCCCAACTGAGCTAGTTTACTTGAGGTATTTTGCTGCACGAACTTCTCAGAAGTCAATCACATCGTCCATAGTCAATCTTCGAAACCTTGAAACTTTGATAGTCAAACCGATGGGAGGAAAATTAATATTGCCACTTACACTTTTGAAGATGGTTAAATTGAGACATCTGCAGATATATAGCAAAGCTCATTTTTCCACTTTAAATGCTGCAGATGAATTGCTTGAGAACTCAAAATTCGACAATTTGATAACTCTTTCCTCTCCAACTTTTTGTTGTGTGAGGGATGCAGAATTGATGTTGAGAACACCTAACCTTCGAAAACTGAGATGCTCATTTGTTGGTTGGGGTTATCCTTCTCATGTAATGAGCTCCCTAACACGGCTTGAAACACTCAGTATTAAAATGGATTCTTGCGGAAGTTCTCCATCCAACTTTCCACCAAATCTCAAAAAATTGACTTTGTCGAACTTTACCATGCATTGGCTGCAATCAAGCATTGCAATGCTTCCAAACCTTCAGGTACTCAAGCTGGTAGCAGTATTTTTCTCAAAGGCCGAATGGGAAGTGACGAGTGACAAGTTCCATCAACTCAAAGTTTTGAAAGTAGTTGATTGTCcttgttttaaaaaatggaatGTCTCTGACAATGCTTTTCCTTGCCTTGAACACTTGGTATTGAGAAGATGTCGATATCTTGAGGCAATCCCTTCTCGCTTTGGAGACATCACATCTCTAATATCCATTGAGGTAAAGTCATGCAAAGAATCGCTTGTCGAGTCAGCCATGGTCATCAGGGAATCACAAGTTGAAGAGATGCAGAATTATGACTTCAAAGTCTTCATCAACAAGTAG
- the LOC112941518 gene encoding uncharacterized protein, with protein sequence MHPPLEYTQPPPQVALMMTTSGNATPQGYSVLPLEDNRPTSSVSRTNTHNPADSQPSSSSASQLMMSSLCIQRNSSEPNTPTTNQSDTPGHDNTQVGMRDMHNRLVIEPGGYTFNPDDVVGIISQTIKELYRDAYPTWGKFPSNLKRQIFLEFRKKCAWRSEHEAKICANFHKKATHTLASLFNKARRDNSKPSWVLPDDWEKLLVHWKYDPKFKQMSEIGKKARSSTKGGSLHTSGAQSQGCVRRKLEKELGRPITQAEAFKATHIRKKKNPEDPDVWVEPQAEVTYDLQQSLPEENRGMPLTQEQDERVWLDLTCGPSRYGYAYGMLHKTFREFSSEFEGLNSSNNDESMKKNLAMEKKIVELSCQAEESRARERWLELQFAGLKAQFDALLASGGIPPCSGDVAFPPRPPQSQPTQYSMYGQQRNMTHEISSDEESDDYVANTLPH encoded by the exons ATGCATCCACCACTGGAATATACTCAGCCGCCCCCTCAGGTAGCTTTGATGATGACCACATCAGGGAATGCTACCCCACAGGGATACAGTGTTTTGCCTTTAGAGGATAATCGACCAACGTCTAGTGTCTCTCGCACTAATACTCACAACCCTGCAGACTCAcaaccatcatcatcatctgcTTCACAACTTATGATGTCGAGTCTTTGCATTCAACGTAATAGTTCTGAGCCTAACACTCCAACCACAAATCAGTCAGATACACCTGGTCATGACAATACACAAGTTGGCATGAGGGACATGCATAATAGACTTGTCATTGAGCCTGGAGGATACac TTTCAATCCAGATGATGTTGTGGGGATCATTTCTCAGACAATCAAAGAACTCTATAGAGATGCTTATCCTACATGGGGCAAGTTCCCTAGCAATCTCAAGAGACAAATATTTTTGGAGTTCAGG AAAAAATGTGCTTGGCGTTCGGAACATGAGGCCAAAATTTGTGCAAACTTTCACAAGAAAGCTACGCATACTCTTGCTAGTTTGTTTAATAAAGCTCGTAGAGATAATAGCAAACCTAGCTGGGTTCTACCGGATGATTGGGAAAAATTACTCGTGCATTGGAAATATGATCCAAAATTTAAGCAGATGAGTGAGATCGGTAAAAAGGCAAGATCATCTACTAAGGGTGGTTCTCTACACACAAGTGGTGCTCAAAGTCAAGGATGTGTGAGGAGGAAATTG gaAAAGGAACTAGGAAGACCGATAACTCAAGCTGAGGCATTTAAGGCAACACAcattagaaagaagaaaaatcctGAAGATCCAGACGTGTGGGTTGAACCGCAAGCTGAAGTGACCTAT GATTTACAACAATCTCTGCCGGAAGAAAATCGAGGTATGCCACTTACTCAAGAACAGGATGAGAGAGTTTGGTTAGACTTGACTTGTGGGCCGAGTAGATATGGGTATGCATATGGAATGCTGCATAAAACCTTTCGTGAATTTTCTTCTGAGTTTGAAGGCCTAAATAGTTCAAATAATGATGaatcaatgaagaaaaatttgGCTATGGAGAAAAAGATTGTTGAGCTATCTTGCCAAGCCGAAGAATCACGGGCTAGGGaaaggtggttggaattacaGTTTGCGGGTCTTAAAGCTCAATTCGATGCATTACTTGCCTCAGGAGGGATTCCCCCTTGTTCTGGTGATGTCGCTTTCCCTCCTCGACCTCCTCAATCTCAACCTACTCAATATTCAATGTATGGTCAACAAAGAAATATGACCCATGAGATTAGTAGTGATGAAGAAAGTGATGATTATGTGGCAAACACACTACCACATTAG
- the LOC101258560 gene encoding F-box/kelch-repeat protein At3g23880-like, with protein sequence MFSFLSFCDWIHRVIHTVLLKFISGYDFIFTSLSTTTEIIIPNDILTDILLRLPLKSLLKCKSVSKSWHQLISSPDFVKTHLKLKTDQLVLFPGINGKYKFCSLTSIFNKQQLAQELLLIDSPNLKVFFVGSVNGLICLCNYSRETFIWNPTIKKSKKVLYPKLGTSFYNKYGFGYDESSDDYKAVFVDYYRNSYNDDVSKMKTVINIYSLRTDSWTTLYDKLQGVFLLNHSGKFVKGKIYWAASARIGNYDVYNIISFDVADEIWESLELPSCGEVNSKFKLGVVGSDLSVMYTCYLGTATSDVWIWKDCSVSWMKLFTMEYPRNTMLVMFSSSYFTFSIHLSKSEKGDILLSLPGLIMIFDGSTKILEHTADVEGCNPAENYTESIVNPLMIPGSGSQC encoded by the exons atgttttcttttctttctttttgtgatTGGATTCATCGGGTGATTCACACCGTTTTGCTCAAATTCATTTCAGGGTATGATTTCATTTTCACTTCACTTTCTACGACTACTGAAATCATAATCCCGAATGACATCCTTACAGACATACTCTTACGGCTGCCCCTGAAGTCTCTCTTGAAATGTAAGTCCGTTTCTAAATCGTGGCATCAACTAATCTCTAGCCCTGATTTCGTGAAGACGCATCTCAAATTAAAAACCGATCAACTAGTACTGTTTCCAGGTATCAATGGAAAATACAAGTTTTGTTCTCTTACTTCCATCTTTAACAAACAACAACTCGCTCAGGAGCTACTTCTCATCGATTCTCCcaatttaaaagttttctttgTTGGTTCTGTTAATGGGTTGATTTGTCTGTGCAATTATTCGAGGGAGACATTTATATGGAATCCCACcattaaaaagtcaaaaaaagtACTTTATCCCAAATTGGGCACGTCTTTCTATAACAAATATGGTTTTGGATACGATGAGTCTAGTGATGATTATAAAGCTGTATTTGTGGACTATTATCGTAATTCATACAATGATGATGTGTCCAAAATGAAGACTGTGATCAACATTTACAGTTTGAGGACTGATTCTTGGACAACACTCTATGACAAGCTTCAGGGCGTCTTTCTACTAAATCATTCGGGTAAATTTGTTAAAGGAAAAATTTATTGGGCTGCATCTGCTCGTATTGGTAATTATGATGTGTACAACATCATTTCTTTTGATGTAGCTGATGAGATATGGGAAAGCTTGGAGCTTCCCAGTTGTGGAGAAGTTAATTCTAAATTCAAACTCGGAGTTGTGGGAAGTGACCTTTCTGTGATGTATACATGTTATCTAGGTACCGCGACTTCTGATGTCTGGATTTGGAAAGATTGCAGCGTATCATGGATGAAACTGTTCACTATGGAATATCCTCGAAATACGATGCTAGTTATGTTTTCTTcatcatatttcacattttctATACACCTTAGCAAATCAGAAAAGGGTGACATTTTACTTTCGCTTCCGGGGTTAATCATGATATTTGATGGTTCAACTAAAATACTAGAGCACACTGCTGATGTTGAGGGATGCAATCCTGCAGAAAACTACACAGAAAGCATTGTTAATCCCCTAATGATACCCG GAAGTGGAAGCCAATGTTGA